In a genomic window of bacterium:
- a CDS encoding extracellular solute-binding protein, giving the protein MSNMSTIDLESEKPLYLQMKEILKERFLSGKKDITKLPTEAELASEYNVNRMVAQRAIKQLCKEGYLYRRPRLGTFISRKKRETLQIAYYEMPVYSMKKIFSLFEKSHPDISIEGTELHASEEYSRNIENMISSNNVDIIKVSESLFRGFDATNQFFSLNSYVKESKKDTYIEPWDAFKSANTYYGFPIAFSPVVMAYNKDLFDKTGVGYPEDGWNWDDFLNKAKKLNDSSQYGFLFSSSLNRWPAFILQNGGKLLRDDGKSFNLSSTESQEAIGFIQDLMHKWKVAPAFGHSSEKTSSLFPRGKIAMMMESYYGFSTLNKIKDFLWDIASLPEKKCKATILLADGFAISKKTTNFNLALEFLEFIQSQAVQKYIKSCSNLVPVNKDIAEKNYRWIPQNYKIYKQILPYAELLNLPFSNPQTEILKEETNLLWHGLQSYKETCEHIKNRQNTK; this is encoded by the coding sequence ATGAGTAATATGAGCACCATTGATTTAGAGAGTGAAAAACCTTTATATCTTCAGATGAAAGAAATCCTGAAGGAAAGATTTCTTTCTGGTAAAAAAGATATTACTAAGCTTCCCACCGAAGCTGAACTTGCCTCTGAATATAATGTTAACAGAATGGTGGCCCAGAGGGCAATTAAGCAGTTGTGTAAGGAAGGATATCTTTACAGAAGACCAAGACTTGGTACATTTATATCACGAAAGAAAAGAGAGACATTACAAATAGCATATTATGAAATGCCCGTCTACTCCATGAAGAAAATATTTTCTCTGTTTGAAAAATCGCATCCCGACATCTCTATTGAAGGGACAGAGCTTCATGCTTCAGAAGAATACTCCAGAAATATAGAAAACATGATTTCGAGTAACAATGTTGATATTATAAAAGTAAGTGAATCATTGTTCAGGGGATTTGATGCTACTAATCAATTTTTCTCTTTAAACAGCTATGTTAAAGAGTCTAAAAAAGACACTTATATTGAACCATGGGACGCATTTAAATCTGCAAATACTTATTATGGTTTTCCGATTGCCTTCTCACCTGTAGTAATGGCTTACAACAAGGACTTATTTGATAAGACAGGTGTTGGCTATCCAGAGGATGGATGGAACTGGGATGATTTTCTGAATAAGGCAAAAAAGCTAAATGATTCTAGTCAATATGGATTTTTGTTTTCCTCAAGTCTTAATCGCTGGCCTGCTTTTATTCTTCAAAACGGCGGAAAACTACTTAGGGATGACGGAAAGTCTTTTAATCTATCCAGCACTGAATCTCAGGAAGCAATAGGTTTCATACAAGACTTAATGCACAAATGGAAAGTAGCACCTGCATTTGGACATTCATCAGAAAAAACATCATCTCTTTTTCCAAGAGGTAAGATAGCCATGATGATGGAAAGTTACTATGGATTTAGTACTCTTAATAAGATCAAAGATTTTTTATGGGATATTGCTTCACTCCCTGAGAAAAAATGCAAGGCAACAATACTTTTAGCTGATGGATTTGCAATATCAAAAAAGACCACAAATTTTAATCTGGCTTTAGAATTTCTTGAATTTATTCAATCTCAGGCAGTACAAAAGTATATCAAAAGCTGTAGCAATCTTGTTCCTGTTAATAAGGATATAGCTGAAAAAAATTATAGATGGATTCCCCAAAATTACAAAATATATAAACAGATTTTGCCTTATGCTGAGCTTTTAAATTTACCTTTCTCGAATCCTCAGACAGAAATACTAAAGGAAGAAACAAATCTCCTATGGCACGGGCTGCAGAGTTATAAGGAGACTTGCGAGCATATAAAAAATCGGCAAAACACAAAATAA